A stretch of DNA from Mesomycoplasma lagogenitalium:
TCCATTTCAGAAATGACCGAAAAAAGCAGTTATACTGCTTTTTTTAATAAAATCCAATATTAATAATCTTTGTTTAAAATTATCTTTTTTACTATTTTAAATATAAAATTTTGTTAAGTATTTTACTTTGTTTTATAAAAAAAATGATCCTTTAATTTTAGGATCATTTTTTTATAAAATTAAAAGATTTATCTAAAATTATTTAATTGAATTAATAGTATCTTTTACAATTTTCACGGATTTTTTAAATTTATTTAATTCTTTTTCATTCAGTTCTAATTCAACTATTTCTTTAATTCCATCTTTTCCGATAATTGCTGGAACACCAGTTACAACATCATTAACTTCATATTGATTTTCTAAATAAGCACCAACTGCTAAGATTTTGTTAGAATCTTCTTGAATATTTCTAACAATTTCTGCTAAACATGCACCAATTCCATAAAATGTTGCTCTTTTTCTTTCAATAATTCTATAAGCTTTTTGATACACTGGTTTTTCTAATAATTCTTCATAATTAGATGGATTAATTCCAGTTTTTTCTTCGTATTTACTAAATGGAAGTGTTCCGATTTTAAAAGATGAGTAATTTACTAGTGATGAATCTCCGTGTTCACCAAGAACATAAGCATTAATATTATCTGTAGAAACACCAGTTTTCAAAGACAATAATCTCTTTAATCTAGCAGTATCCAAACTAGTTCCTGAACCAATTACTTTATTAGAATCAAATCCTGTTTCTTTTAAATAAACATAAGTTAAAACATCTACAGGATTTGAAGCAATAATTGTAATTCCGTTAAAACCGCTTTCTTTAACGTTTCTTGCAATTTCTTTCATAATTAAAGAATTATCTTTAACCATTTCTAATCTTGTTTCACCAGGAGCTTGAGGTCTACCCGCTGTAATTACTAAAATATCAGCATCTTTAATGTTCGAATAATCTGTAGCATAAATATTATATTTTCTTGGTGAAGGGGAAATGGCATCTTCTAAATCAAGAACATTACCATCTCTAGGTCCTTCAAATTTGTCAATTAATCCATATTCACTTGCTAAACCTTGATTAATTGCTGAATAAAGAAACGATGTTCCTACGGCACCGCATCCAATTAAAATAATTTTTGTTTCTTTCATATCTTCTCCTTGTTTATATTTTAAATTATACTCCTATTTATTTAATTTTAAATAGGTTTTTTAGTAAAATAAAATAATGGAAAAAGAAAAAGATTTAAATGATGTTTTTATCACTACAACTGATACAGTTGTTGGAATAGGAGTTCCAGTTAATAGTAATAATGTTGAAATTTTATATAAATTAAAAAATAGAAATTTGTCTAAAAAAATTATTATTTTAGTTTCATCAATTGAACAAGCAAGAACTTTTAAACAATGAAATATTGATGCTGAAAAAATGGCACATAAATATTGACCAGGAGCTACAACATTAGTAGTTAATGATCAAGGTTTTAGAATGCCTGATCAAAGTGGATTATTACAATTACTTGAAAAATTAGGTCCTTGCTATGTAACTAGTGCAAATATTTCAGGAAAACAGACATTAAATTTGCAAGAAGCACAAAAAACTTTTTTTATGATAAAAAAGGTTTATGATTTTGGAGAAGGAACTAATAAACCTTCAAAAATTATTAGAGTTGAAAATATGGAGGAAATAAGATAATGAAAAAATTGAAAATTGCTTTTGCTAGCGATCATGCGGGATATGCTTTAAAATCACAAATTTTAGAATATATAAAATCAAAAGGATATGAAGTTGAAGATTTAGGGCCATTTAATGACAAAGAATCTGTTTCATATGCTGAATATGGAAAAAAATTAGCAAAACACTTACAAAATAAAAAAGCTGATTTAGGAGTTGGTTTTTGTGGCACAGGACTAGGAATTTCTTATGCTTTAAATAGATTTAAAGGGATTAGAGCAGCTAGAATTACTAATGTTAATGATGCTTATTTAGCTAAATTACATAATAATGCTAATGTTATTGCAATGAGTGGCCGTTTTACAACCTTTGAAGAAGCAAAAAAAATGGTCGATGAATTTTTTGAAACAAAATATGAAGGCGGAAGGCACCAAACTAGAATTGATCAATTAGATGAAGTGGGTCAAGATTAAAAATAAAAATCCCGAATTGGGATTTTTTTATATCTTAATTTTAAGCAGCAACTGAATGTTTTGCAACAAACGCATCAATTCTTGAAGCTTTTCTAGAACCATTATTTTTGTGTAGAACACCTTTAGAAACGGCAGTATTAATTTCTTTATGTGCTTTAGCTAATAATTCACTTACGTTTTCAGAATTTGCTAAAACAGCAACTCTTACTTTTTTAATAGCACCACGCACTCTTGATTTAATTGCATTGTTTCTTATTCTTGATTTTTCATTTGTTTTGATTCTTGTAATTTTAGATTTAATATTTGCCATTAGATCTCCTTATGTGTTTAGTTTTTAAATTATACAATATTTTTTATAATTTTATTTTTATTTTTTAAATATTATTGCTTTAGATTATTGATATTTTACTGCATTTTTAATAAAATAGTATGATTTTAATTAAAATATATTGTTTTTATCTTATAATATTTATAATTATGAATAAAAAAACAACAGCTATTATTTCAATTGGTTTTGGAATTATCATTTTAATAGTTCTTTCGTTAATTTTTGTTGCTTTATATAAAACAAATATTATTAGTAGTGGTGCATTGTTTACAATATTTTTAATATTTTTATTATTAATAACAATTGGTTTTTTCCTTACTTTGTGAGTTTATCTAAATAAATTTTCAAAAATTCATTCCTCTCTTTATAACTACATTAAGGATGTGATTGAAGATAGTAATTTAGGAATTGTTTTGCATTCAACAACGGGTAAGGTTATTTGAACTTCTTCATTTATTGAAAAAAGATTTGCAAAAAAATGAATTGGTAAAAATGTTAATGAATTATTTAATCAAAATAAAAATCTTGATGAAGATGATGAAATTATTTTCAGCGAAGATGGCTACACATATTTAGCTAAAAAATATCGTGATGCCAATTCAATTTCAATTAGAGACATCACTTTATATAATAATGTTTTAGAAAACTATAATAGAGATAAAATTATTATTGGTGAAATTGAAATAGATAATTTTCAATTATTACTTTCATCGTTGGGTGAGGAAGATTTTTTCAAAATTCAAACATCAGTTATTTCATTGCTAGATGAACTTTCAAAAACATATAATTTTTCTTATAGACAATATATTGATGGAAAATTTTGAATTGTAACTAATTATGAAACTTTTGAAAAATTAAGAAGTAAAAACTTTTCGGTTTTTAATGAAATTGAAGTTAAACTCAGCAATAGCAGTAATGATGTAAAGCAAATTGTGACTTTATCTGTTGGAATAGTTTATGGAACAAATCAAATTTTTAAATTAAACCAAATGGCGAAAGATGCACTTATGCATTCAAAAACAAGAGGTGGAAATCAAATTACAGTTGGGCAATATGGTCAAAGAAATGTTGTTTATGGTTCAAATAGCGAAATTAGTTCTAATTCAAGTAGAAGTGAATTAAATTATGTAGCTAAAAAAATGCTTCAAGTTTTAGAAGATCCTGAAGTAGAAAATATTATTTTATATGGTCATAAATATGCCGATTTAGATGCTATAGGTTCTGCTTATGCTTTAGGTCATTTTTTAATTAATTATGCAAAACATAAATTTAATTTAAACAAAAAAATGTTTATTCAAAATGTAACATTTGATGCTACAACAGAAAATTTTTTAAACAACAATGTTTCGGAAATTGATAAAAAGATTTTTTTAAAGCCAACAATTGCTACTAAAATGACTAATAAAAATACTATGGTGGTTGTTTTGGATACGGCGGAAGCAAGTAGAATCGAAAATCCAACAGCATTTAATAACAGCGATCCTAGAAAAGTGTTTATTTTTGATCATCACAGGGTGGTATCTGGAAAACCGGATTTTTTAGCCAAAGGAAATGATTACATTGAAACAACTGCCTCTTCTACGTCAGAAATTATCACTGATTTAATCGCCTTAAATTCAAGTAGCGAAATTAGATTAATTAGTCCATTTGTTGCCCAAATTTTACTTAATGGAATTTACATGGACACAAATCAATTTAAAAAATCAACAACAATGAAAACATTTAATGCAGCTTCCATTTTGGTAAAATGGGGTGCTCAAAGTGCTAAATCAATTGAAACATTAAAAATTAGCGAAGAAATTTTTGAATTAATTAATACTATAACTAAAAATGTTGAAGAAGTTAAACCTGGATTTTTATTGGCATATACCGATAAAGAAATTAATTTAGATGTAGTTTCAATAGCGGCCGATTTTATGCTGAATATCCAAGGAAGAAGAGCAACATTCGTGGTTGCTAAGGTTATAGGAAAAGATAAATATAAAATGTCTGCTAGAGGTATAAATAATACAAACGTTCAGATAATTGCAGAAGCAGTTGGTGGCGGTGGACATTTTTCAGCTGCTGCAGCTGAAAGTACAACAGAAACTTTGGAAGAATTTGTTGATAACATTAGACAAGCAATAGTGAGTGTGAGATATGAAAGTAATAATAATTAAAGATTGTAAAGATGGAAAAGTAAATCAAATAATCGATGTTTCAGATGGATATGCAAAAAATTATTTAATAAAAAATAAATTTGCAATTCCAGTTAATAAAAAAACATCTTTATTTTTAGATAAAAAATTAGAAAATGAAAAAAATGAAGAACTGAAAAAAATTGCAGAAGCCAATGAATTAAGAGAAAAAATTCATAAAATAATTTTGCATTTTAAATTAAAAGAAACAAATAATGTTGTTCATGGTTCAATAACAGCAAAAAAAATTTTAAAAGCACTAGAAGAATTGCATATTAAATTACCAAAACATTCTCTAGAAGATCATGTACATATTGTTTCTCTTGGTTTAACAGTTTTAAATGTTAAGTTGCATAAAGATGTAATTGCACATTTAAGAGTTAAGGTTGAAAAAGATGAATAAAACCTTTTATTTACCAGAAGAAATTGAGCAATCGTTAATTGCTTATATTTTATTAGTTGAACAAGATCAACAAAAAATCATTCCTTTTTTAGAAAAGGAAGATTTTTATAGCAAAAGAATTTCAATAATTTTTGAAGCAATTAATGATTTATTTTTTAGTTCAAAAAAAGTTAATACAATAACGGTTTTAAGTCAATTGCACGATACTAATAAATTACAAGCAATTGGTGGAGCATCATTTTTATCAGAAATTACAATTAATGTTCCTGTTTATTCTACAATTAAAGAAATAATGACAAATTTAATTGAAAAATCTAATTTGAGAAAAGCTCAAATGGCTATTCAATATACAATGTCGCAATTAAATGAATCTGATAAAAAAACAGATGATATTTTAAATGATTTTGAAGCTAAAATGGTACAAATTAGTCGTGGAGTTCAAATTCACGATTTTAAAGAAATGAAAGAAGTGGCTGCTGAAATTTTGAAAGATCTTCTTTCAAGAAAAAATATTTCATCTTTAAAAGGAGTAAGTACTGGATTTAGAGAATTAGATAAAATTACTTCAGGATTACAAAAAGGTGATTTAATCATTTTAGCAGCTAGACCAGCGATGGGTAAAACGGCATTCGCTTTAAATTTAACAAAAAATATTGTCGAAAATAATAATCATATTGCTGTGTTTTTTTCATTAGAAATGCCAACAACACAGCTTGTAACAAGAATTTTATCTGCAGAAACA
This window harbors:
- a CDS encoding L-lactate dehydrogenase; the encoded protein is MKETKIILIGCGAVGTSFLYSAINQGLASEYGLIDKFEGPRDGNVLDLEDAISPSPRKYNIYATDYSNIKDADILVITAGRPQAPGETRLEMVKDNSLIMKEIARNVKESGFNGITIIASNPVDVLTYVYLKETGFDSNKVIGSGTSLDTARLKRLLSLKTGVSTDNINAYVLGEHGDSSLVNYSSFKIGTLPFSKYEEKTGINPSNYEELLEKPVYQKAYRIIERKRATFYGIGACLAEIVRNIQEDSNKILAVGAYLENQYEVNDVVTGVPAIIGKDGIKEIVELELNEKELNKFKKSVKIVKDTINSIK
- a CDS encoding L-threonylcarbamoyladenylate synthase, yielding MEKEKDLNDVFITTTDTVVGIGVPVNSNNVEILYKLKNRNLSKKIIILVSSIEQARTFKQWNIDAEKMAHKYWPGATTLVVNDQGFRMPDQSGLLQLLEKLGPCYVTSANISGKQTLNLQEAQKTFFMIKKVYDFGEGTNKPSKIIRVENMEEIR
- the rpiB gene encoding ribose 5-phosphate isomerase B, which produces MKKLKIAFASDHAGYALKSQILEYIKSKGYEVEDLGPFNDKESVSYAEYGKKLAKHLQNKKADLGVGFCGTGLGISYALNRFKGIRAARITNVNDAYLAKLHNNANVIAMSGRFTTFEEAKKMVDEFFETKYEGGRHQTRIDQLDEVGQD
- the rpsT gene encoding 30S ribosomal protein S20, which gives rise to MANIKSKITRIKTNEKSRIRNNAIKSRVRGAIKKVRVAVLANSENVSELLAKAHKEINTAVSKGVLHKNNGSRKASRIDAFVAKHSVAA
- a CDS encoding DHH family phosphoesterase translates to MNKKTTAIISIGFGIIILIVLSLIFVALYKTNIISSGALFTIFLIFLLLITIGFFLTLWVYLNKFSKIHSSLYNYIKDVIEDSNLGIVLHSTTGKVIWTSSFIEKRFAKKWIGKNVNELFNQNKNLDEDDEIIFSEDGYTYLAKKYRDANSISIRDITLYNNVLENYNRDKIIIGEIEIDNFQLLLSSLGEEDFFKIQTSVISLLDELSKTYNFSYRQYIDGKFWIVTNYETFEKLRSKNFSVFNEIEVKLSNSSNDVKQIVTLSVGIVYGTNQIFKLNQMAKDALMHSKTRGGNQITVGQYGQRNVVYGSNSEISSNSSRSELNYVAKKMLQVLEDPEVENIILYGHKYADLDAIGSAYALGHFLINYAKHKFNLNKKMFIQNVTFDATTENFLNNNVSEIDKKIFLKPTIATKMTNKNTMVVVLDTAEASRIENPTAFNNSDPRKVFIFDHHRVVSGKPDFLAKGNDYIETTASSTSEIITDLIALNSSSEIRLISPFVAQILLNGIYMDTNQFKKSTTMKTFNAASILVKWGAQSAKSIETLKISEEIFELINTITKNVEEVKPGFLLAYTDKEINLDVVSIAADFMLNIQGRRATFVVAKVIGKDKYKMSARGINNTNVQIIAEAVGGGGHFSAAAAESTTETLEEFVDNIRQAIVSVRYESNNN
- the rplI gene encoding 50S ribosomal protein L9 gives rise to the protein MKVIIIKDCKDGKVNQIIDVSDGYAKNYLIKNKFAIPVNKKTSLFLDKKLENEKNEELKKIAEANELREKIHKIILHFKLKETNNVVHGSITAKKILKALEELHIKLPKHSLEDHVHIVSLGLTVLNVKLHKDVIAHLRVKVEKDE
- the dnaB gene encoding replicative DNA helicase; this translates as MNKTFYLPEEIEQSLIAYILLVEQDQQKIIPFLEKEDFYSKRISIIFEAINDLFFSSKKVNTITVLSQLHDTNKLQAIGGASFLSEITINVPVYSTIKEIMTNLIEKSNLRKAQMAIQYTMSQLNESDKKTDDILNDFEAKMVQISRGVQIHDFKEMKEVAAEILKDLLSRKNISSLKGVSTGFRELDKITSGLQKGDLIILAARPAMGKTAFALNLTKNIVENNNHIAVFFSLEMPTTQLVTRILSAETGIRADHLKNPHMLTNHDWVNISTTLNEKIGHYNLFIDDSAGMKLHEMIWKTKKLLQKMKKIDLIVVDYLQLIDVGSGGQNRQVEVSKISRTLKQLAREINCPVIALSQLSREVEKREDKKPLISDLRESGAIEQDADIVAFLYRENYYKKEISPYDIQETKLIIAKHRNGAIGEISLQFNPKIGLFFEEGEQN